The Sphingorhabdus sp. Alg231-15 genome has a segment encoding these proteins:
- a CDS encoding GTA-gp10 family protein, producing MSDRANSLRGEAELMINGQRLVLRPSFAALVAAEEELGSLFDLVERAANGRLMLAEIAGLFWHVIKDRSEDLTREHFGEAMLLLGLTGVTPPLKILLKQILQGR from the coding sequence ATGTCTGATCGCGCCAATTCGCTCCGCGGCGAAGCGGAATTGATGATCAATGGCCAGCGGCTGGTTCTGCGGCCCAGCTTTGCAGCTCTAGTCGCAGCGGAAGAGGAACTGGGGTCGTTATTTGATCTGGTTGAAAGGGCCGCGAATGGCCGGCTCATGCTGGCGGAAATCGCGGGCCTATTCTGGCACGTGATCAAGGACCGTTCGGAGGATCTGACTCGAGAGCATTTCGGTGAAGCAATGCTGCTGCTGGGCCTAACCGGCGTCACGCCTCCGTTGAAGATTCTGCTCAAACAGATATTGCAAGGACGGTAG
- a CDS encoding phage tail tube protein: MAAEKGSAFLLRIGDGADPIGYSTIAGLRTTQLSVNGEPVTITNKDSGGWRELLSGAGIRSVSVSGAGVFTGSDAELRMKNHALEGMIDAYELSFEGGDSMRGNFLVTRLDYSGDYNGERSYTLNLESSGAVSHV; this comes from the coding sequence ATGGCAGCAGAAAAAGGGAGCGCTTTTCTCCTGAGAATTGGCGATGGGGCGGACCCGATAGGCTATTCCACCATCGCCGGTCTGCGGACCACGCAATTGTCGGTCAATGGCGAACCGGTGACGATTACCAATAAGGACAGCGGTGGCTGGCGCGAGCTTTTGTCCGGCGCAGGGATACGGTCCGTATCGGTATCAGGCGCCGGTGTGTTTACGGGCTCGGATGCCGAATTGCGTATGAAAAACCACGCGCTGGAAGGAATGATCGACGCTTATGAGCTGAGCTTTGAAGGCGGCGACAGCATGCGCGGTAATTTCCTCGTCACCCGGCTGGATTACAGCGGTGATTATAATGGCGAGCGCAGCTACACGCTGAACCTCGAAAGCTCTGGTGCGGTGTCCCATGTCTGA
- a CDS encoding phage head completion protein, with product MSGSRTDGSEFSGLLRELIHIERQSSERDAAGSAIDQNDPIGDFRASAEPLGSGDEVVAGSRSALPRWRFTLRQTNAIRPGDMLTWSDREMVVQSVAADHRFIPRTFLQAEEKRV from the coding sequence ATGAGCGGGTCCAGAACTGACGGGTCGGAATTTAGCGGTTTGCTGCGTGAACTGATTCACATTGAACGGCAGTCTTCTGAGCGCGATGCCGCCGGATCAGCGATAGATCAAAACGATCCCATTGGCGATTTCCGGGCGTCGGCAGAACCGTTGGGTTCCGGTGATGAAGTGGTTGCTGGCAGCCGCTCCGCGTTGCCGCGCTGGCGCTTCACCTTGCGCCAGACCAATGCCATTCGACCCGGTGACATGCTGACCTGGAGTGACCGCGAGATGGTTGTCCAGTCGGTCGCCGCCGATCACCGGTTCATTCCAAGAACCTTCCTGCAAGCCGAGGAGAAACGGGTGTGA
- a CDS encoding phage tail assembly chaperone: protein MTKDFRASAAHCAGIVPTVLGWTPDQYWSATPAELTAILYVVSAASPGSQTAEPLSRTQLEKLKETFSYG from the coding sequence ATGACCAAAGACTTCCGCGCCTCGGCAGCTCATTGTGCTGGGATTGTCCCCACAGTCCTTGGGTGGACGCCGGACCAATATTGGAGCGCGACACCCGCTGAATTGACCGCAATCCTGTATGTAGTTTCCGCCGCATCTCCGGGCAGTCAGACCGCTGAGCCGCTCAGCCGAACCCAACTCGAAAAGCTGAAAGAAACCTTTAGTTATGGATGA
- a CDS encoding DUF3168 domain-containing protein, protein MTGAVEIVQQSLIAALNAHVPLMAEVDAIYDGPPPRARFPYIALTTGAALDWSFKGGVGRELSLALTIHDDGLSAARLHQIMALVEEALEDRLADPEGWQIVTFDFRRSRVLRNAVSPWSGLIEYRARVLKGVQI, encoded by the coding sequence GTGACGGGCGCTGTCGAAATCGTGCAGCAAAGCCTGATCGCGGCGCTGAACGCGCATGTGCCTTTGATGGCGGAAGTTGATGCTATTTATGATGGCCCTCCACCTCGGGCGCGCTTTCCGTATATTGCGCTCACAACCGGCGCCGCGCTGGACTGGAGCTTTAAGGGTGGAGTGGGTCGTGAGCTTAGTCTGGCACTAACCATCCATGACGACGGGCTAAGCGCTGCGCGCCTCCACCAGATAATGGCTCTGGTGGAGGAGGCTCTGGAAGACCGTCTGGCCGATCCGGAAGGCTGGCAGATAGTGACATTTGATTTCCGCCGCTCGCGGGTCTTGCGCAATGCCGTAAGCCCATGGAGCGGTCTGATCGAATATCGCGCGCGGGTTTTGAAAGGGGTTCAGATTTAA
- a CDS encoding tail tape measure protein, with protein sequence MDEEIERLVIAVRADTAGFAKDVAAMSRQLDGPLASGMERAGSALETSLSRAIRSGSLGFEGLKDVALSVLADIANAAINSGIGNLFGANSSGGSGGGLLGIGTSILGAAVGAPGRATGGPVTGGHAYLVGEQGPELFVPTAAGRIERSGGMAAAPNIQLTINISDNGQGSAPDQIRRSGRQVARAVRNALAHRDG encoded by the coding sequence ATGGATGAAGAAATCGAACGCCTTGTCATTGCTGTGCGGGCCGATACCGCCGGATTTGCGAAAGATGTGGCTGCCATGAGCCGCCAGCTTGATGGTCCGCTTGCCAGCGGTATGGAGCGCGCCGGCTCTGCTCTCGAAACCAGTTTGAGCCGGGCCATCCGGAGCGGATCGCTGGGTTTTGAAGGCTTGAAAGACGTAGCTCTGTCGGTCTTGGCGGATATTGCCAATGCAGCAATCAATAGCGGTATCGGCAACCTGTTTGGTGCCAATTCCAGTGGCGGCTCCGGCGGGGGCTTGCTGGGGATCGGGACTTCAATCCTCGGCGCTGCGGTTGGTGCACCGGGACGAGCGACTGGCGGACCGGTGACCGGTGGCCATGCTTATTTGGTCGGGGAGCAGGGGCCAGAGCTTTTTGTGCCGACTGCAGCGGGCCGGATAGAGCGCAGTGGCGGAATGGCCGCCGCGCCGAATATCCAGCTCACCATCAATATATCAGACAACGGGCAAGGCAGCGCGCCCGACCAGATACGTCGTTCCGGTCGTCAGGTGGCGCGCGCAGTGCGCAATGCGCTAGCCCATCGGGACGGATAA
- a CDS encoding phage distal tail protein, Rcc01695 family, protein MGFWLAKERTAQQTNFIQRFDPRFWTVNFPRPMMASVVTTAADALRVDTTFYNSDDLAGLIWESEDILDHPLLAYETSRDYARLSLRFHWRSSGIMPLDQVNGPTLTIEGRDALGQAKAWYVRLWNYASGTPTDADINLEFSSLDGGFLLPGEADPVQPEDIDRLFISIIPPDYDGAGSRYAAPQIGWVEMSAITADGGGAVLEIGDIMVPENGLSMATGYDDSFNQTPERLLRSIRALGYRGSINHYVGMSHYFRLESNGEDLYVSQSEPQADEEFSTINQPCAVWHRDFVTRAEAMDFTVIFSLSYELFDVHCRASWKQRAENGDPALTGWVPPSTLLSPAEPAAMGYLQAVARAFTAIARDAGASIKFQVGEPWWWVMPDDGRICLYDAAAQSEFGDALVSIPDIRGAKTVAQNAMLDQAGAILAQSTADLIAAVRDEALGAPVEALLLAYLPTILDDAAPEAKRANLPVGWASPAFDILQLEDYDWVIAGDQSATRRGIDLATERLGYPMTQQHYLAGFVLTADAGFVWTNMVDAVAAAEMRGTPGIFIWALPQVARDGFTYFQELEDDVNAFDDVQFPLSIGRGATVSPRFSTDVVTTLSGHEKRNSDWADARLEFDAGPGIRSEEELRSLIAFFRARRGAAKAFRFSDPYDHSSNAMIDPPTMMDQNIGIGDGEQTRFQLTKSYGLDAAAEDSEAQQRLITRPQPSSLLVAVDGLIASNWSLGMLGEVVFDSPPAANSNVTAGFLFDVPVRFAEDRLEVSARTFMAGEIPDIHLIEVREGS, encoded by the coding sequence ATGGGTTTTTGGCTAGCGAAGGAGCGCACAGCGCAACAGACCAATTTTATCCAGCGCTTTGATCCGCGTTTCTGGACCGTCAATTTTCCGCGCCCAATGATGGCGTCGGTTGTGACGACCGCAGCGGATGCGCTGCGGGTTGATACGACCTTTTATAATTCGGACGATCTCGCAGGGCTGATCTGGGAGAGCGAGGATATACTCGACCACCCGTTACTGGCTTATGAGACAAGCCGCGATTATGCCCGGCTCAGCCTGCGTTTTCACTGGCGCTCATCCGGGATCATGCCACTAGATCAGGTGAACGGGCCAACCTTGACCATTGAGGGTCGCGATGCGCTGGGTCAGGCAAAGGCGTGGTACGTGCGGCTTTGGAACTATGCCAGCGGTACACCGACCGACGCTGATATCAATCTGGAATTTTCCAGCCTTGATGGCGGATTTCTGCTGCCCGGGGAAGCTGATCCGGTGCAGCCCGAAGATATTGACCGGCTGTTTATCTCGATTATTCCGCCAGACTATGATGGTGCGGGTTCACGCTATGCCGCGCCGCAAATTGGCTGGGTGGAGATGAGCGCCATCACCGCCGATGGTGGTGGCGCGGTGCTCGAAATTGGCGACATTATGGTGCCGGAAAATGGCCTATCGATGGCTACCGGCTATGATGATAGTTTTAACCAGACACCCGAACGCTTGCTGCGTTCGATCCGTGCACTCGGCTATCGCGGATCGATCAATCACTATGTCGGCATGAGCCACTATTTCCGGCTCGAATCAAATGGTGAAGATCTATATGTTAGCCAGTCCGAGCCGCAGGCAGATGAAGAATTTTCCACAATCAATCAGCCCTGTGCGGTCTGGCATCGCGATTTTGTCACCCGTGCGGAGGCGATGGATTTCACGGTCATTTTCTCGCTTTCCTACGAATTGTTTGATGTCCATTGCCGGGCGAGCTGGAAACAGCGCGCCGAAAATGGTGATCCGGCGCTGACCGGCTGGGTCCCACCTTCGACTTTGCTGTCGCCAGCCGAGCCAGCCGCCATGGGCTATTTGCAGGCTGTCGCGCGGGCATTCACCGCGATTGCACGGGACGCTGGAGCGTCGATTAAGTTTCAGGTCGGTGAGCCATGGTGGTGGGTCATGCCGGATGACGGGCGGATTTGTCTTTATGATGCGGCGGCACAATCGGAATTTGGCGATGCGCTGGTCAGCATCCCGGACATTCGCGGTGCGAAAACGGTAGCTCAGAATGCGATGCTGGACCAGGCCGGAGCGATTCTGGCGCAGTCTACGGCAGACCTTATAGCAGCGGTTCGAGACGAAGCGCTTGGCGCTCCGGTTGAAGCACTATTGCTCGCCTATCTGCCAACCATTTTGGACGATGCCGCACCCGAAGCAAAGCGCGCCAACCTGCCTGTTGGCTGGGCCAGTCCGGCTTTCGATATTCTGCAGCTTGAGGATTATGACTGGGTGATTGCGGGCGATCAGTCCGCGACCCGGCGCGGCATTGATCTGGCTACGGAGCGGCTCGGCTATCCGATGACGCAGCAGCATTATCTTGCCGGCTTTGTGCTCACCGCCGACGCCGGTTTTGTCTGGACCAATATGGTTGATGCAGTTGCCGCCGCAGAGATGCGGGGCACACCGGGGATCTTTATCTGGGCGCTGCCGCAAGTGGCGCGCGATGGATTTACCTATTTTCAGGAACTGGAGGATGATGTGAACGCCTTTGATGACGTGCAATTTCCGCTTTCGATCGGACGCGGCGCAACGGTTTCTCCGCGCTTTTCAACTGATGTTGTGACGACCCTCTCCGGCCATGAAAAGCGCAATAGCGACTGGGCTGATGCGCGGCTGGAATTTGATGCCGGGCCGGGTATACGCTCCGAAGAAGAATTGCGCAGTTTGATCGCCTTTTTTCGTGCCCGGCGTGGCGCAGCGAAAGCGTTTCGGTTTAGCGACCCCTATGATCATAGCAGCAATGCCATGATCGATCCGCCGACAATGATGGATCAGAATATCGGCATTGGTGATGGCGAACAGACTCGGTTTCAACTGACCAAAAGCTATGGCTTGGACGCCGCCGCCGAGGACAGCGAGGCGCAGCAGCGTCTGATCACCCGACCGCAACCGTCATCTCTGCTCGTTGCTGTTGATGGCTTGATCGCCAGCAACTGGTCGCTTGGCATGTTGGGCGAAGTGGTTTTTGACAGTCCGCCAGCGGCAAATAGCAATGTTACCGCCGGTTTCCTGTTCGACGTGCCTGTCCGCTTTGCCGAGGATCGACTGGAGGTTAGCGCCCGCACATTCATGGCTGGTGAGATTCCGGATATCCATCTGATCGAAGTGCGGGAAGGATCATGA